In Rhodamnia argentea isolate NSW1041297 chromosome 1, ASM2092103v1, whole genome shotgun sequence, the genomic window GAGTTTGTTGCAGAAACCCTCTTTCCATTTCAGATGGCTATGGAGAACTCGCGGCGGCAGACATCGTCACCGCCACCATCGTGGGACTTGCGGCCACCCTTGCCAGTCGACAACATCGGAGGCCAAGCAGTTTTAAACCGGCAAAGGGTCACGACGCCGTCATCCCCCGATTGGACAGGACCAGATCAGGCCACCTCGCAAATCTCGAGAGCTTCTCCGGCTACGTCGGTGAGTATCCGGCCACAGATCCCCGCGTTAATAGGACCGATTCAGTTTCCGAAGTTCCGATTGCTCATCCGTTTACAGTCAATCTAATGACGTTCATGTGAAAAACCGGTTTGTTCAACATTCTCCTAATGCAGCCAGGCAGTTGGGGTTCGAAGACGAGAGCGAGTGTCCCCAGCTGAGCAAGCTAGCGATCGAGTACTTGAAGCGGAGCGAAGGGTGCGAAGAGAACGTTTACGAGTTCTTTGCCGGCGAAGAAGATGCAGAGACACTGCGCGAGAAGCTTGTGGAAGAGCTCGACAGGTGCATCCTCAGCTACTTTGCGTTCCATTGGAGCCAAGCCTCTTCCATGATCAGTCAGGTCAAAGAGTGAAAACCCATAAACCAGACAAACCCTAAATTCGGTCAACGTTTCTTGATCTGCTTCTGCAACTTTATGTTCCTGATGTCTTTTCTGGTTTTGGGTGTCATTGGCTCCCGATGAGCAGGTGCTGAGAACCGAGACTGAGAAGAAAACCAAGCTCAAGGACTTCGTGCTGGCAGCGACAAGGTTAGtctgttctttttccttccccctTTAGCCTTTCCCCATGTGAACTCTTTTAATCTTCTGAAGATCAAAAGCTGAATTTATCTCGGAATATGACATTCTTCCGTTGAGCTTTGGCTTTCTCtatctcattttcatttttcacgcATGCATCTTTCCAGATTTTCTTGCATGCCCGAATTGCCCTGTCGAttccttatttttgttttcattttattttttattttcattttaccgATTTCATTGGACCACCCACAAACCGGACTGGACCGATGATCCAGCCTGTCCACAATTTCATGGGCATTCGGTTCGCTCCACGGTTCCTGAAATCGAGAATCGGTACCGTCAATCTTATTCACAATTATTAATGAAATCGGACCAACTCCGGTAATCCTCACCCTTGATATCACCTTCAAGGTAGGTGTCAAATCGAAAATGATTGTTTTCACCGTgggtctctctgtctctttcaCACACACATCTTCTGACACAATTATTAAAGTGCAAGTTGCCTTAGCAatcaatttcatttatttatcgaAAGGCATAAAGTTTTCTTGGCCTAGTAAAATATTGTATAACGTCCATGGCACCACTTGCATTTTTGGTGCGGACGTCATCGAGAGACTCCAATTCCAATGGTTCGGACAGCTCGAACCGAAGAACTTCTTATTGGACGAGGTTGACAAAGCTCGATTAATAGACACCGTTCAGTTAATTCTGTCGGTTAGCCATCTGTTAACCGCGGTTCGAAAATTAGAATTACTCACGAAGTCATATAAGCCACGTGCGGAATTACTAAATGTCTTTTTATTTGCGTTGTGTTTAAATTGCTCGTTGAATATGATTAGCTCGAGACTGTTTTGACTTAATCTACTTTCCTTTGCTTTCACATCCTTTTTGCCCCGTTCATCCATCTAATCGTCTCTCtttcaagattccgtccaaTATTGCGGACAAAAGGATCGGTCTTCCACTAAAAATAATGGGATTGAAAGATTTCGAAAGGCGATTTCCAGAtctcatccaatttttttttttttgaactctTCCACATCCGATGCTTAATTAAATAACCTCATCTCATCTTGGAGTGACCCGTCCACATCTGCTGGTCCACCTGTGGAGGGAAGTCTTCGAGAGACtagagttttttttcttttcgaaaatgGTTTAAATTACATTAAAATTACATAAGCCTGTTCCCATCATAAATTAAGGGAAGCTGCTAGCTTGACAATTTGACAATGCTGTCGATTATTTCTAATTGcgcgatttttcaattaatggatgcTCTATACAAAACATGcagtgatggtgtgtggatctacggttgagattgtaccttccttgacaatcttgtcaggaaaacattttcttaaattaatatatccaacgTAGGTTTCGAGAGTTAAAGCAGCCAATTAGGAGGGAGTTCTTTTTTCTACTGTGCCTTGGCCACCCAATCAGCTAGTTGATTTGCCCCTACAAGGACTGTAGCATAAACTTACAAATTGCCTCTCTAGGACAGTAGGGAAGTCTTTTGGAGACCGAGAGTTGAATCGCCTGTGGATAATCTAATTTAGAGGTAAATTAGGCAAGGATGTTACATGTGCATAATCAAATTCATCTCCTAGATTACTTGGCAAATCTTAAACGATTGGTATATGATAGTGCCAACTTGCGTGAGAATTGTTCCATGATGCAATGTCAAAGGCTAGAGGATGATTGGTTATCCTCGGTAAAATGATGGAGCAATGCGTTCATTTGCAAAAGGTGATAATTGtttcaaaaagtcttaagcaTGTTGTACTGCaaccaattcagccataaatctATTAATAATTTGCCAATATTGCCATTTTCGCCAATGCGGGCTGAAAATTGTTGGCGTTTACAACGGTCATGCTAACGTGGCACGGCTGATACAGCCAACACctatgtggataatttttgcaattttattttgttcttttttttttctatttcttttctttactgtTAAGGGCCGGCATGGGACCACTAacagcaaaaaaatatattaataatattacaaaaattccaaaaacttaataaaaaaaaaatgcagaactTGTCTAAGTCGGCATACGTTAGATGGTCAACATCTACATCAGCAACTTCTGACAAAAATTGGCCGGTGAGTCTATAATAACAAatcgttaaaatgtttaggactaaattggcataattgaaagatttatgactgaattaaccgTTGCACTCTagattttttgaactttttagacaattttccctttgcAAGGTATTTACGAAGACTTTACGAAAGAACCAATAATTTGCGATAGTTTCTGAGAATGGTTACCGTATAATTTGTGCCTTGATTTGCTTGAATTGGAATTGATGCGGTTACTTCCTTACTTTAGAGGACCTACGTCCTTATTATAGTATTATTATGTAGGAACTTACACAAATTTCAAGTTTTGCTGCACTTTCTTATggtcatttcttttttggggaACTATAAGGTAAGAGTCAATATCATCATCTTGAATTGTAAAATTCTCTTTGGATCTCTCTTTCGTTGTGCAATACGCTTTACATGCATATTTCTTGGTCGGTTTTTAACACCTTAGGCTGCGTTCGTTTctcaaaaaaatgatatgttTGTTCTTTGATTGCAATAGGAAACAGAGATTTGAGAGGGTGACCAAGGACTTGAAGGTAACAAGGGTTTTCTCCACTTTAGTAGAAGCGATGAAGGCGATCGGAGGTTCCTTTCGCAAAGCCGACGAGTGCACGGACGTGATGGTCCCGGCGGCTCACAATCGGAGAAGCCCCGTCCTCTTGCTCATGGGCGGAGGCATGGGAGCGGGGAAGAGCACCGTCCTCAAAGACATCCTCAAACAGTAAGACACTGCACACATCTTTTTCTCCCGCTCGTTGCCGCATATGAATGATCTCGGCTAGCAAAGAGTCGGAGGAACTTTTCCTGTCCTAATGAAGAAGATTGaactgggttttttttttttttcgggcagACCATTTTGGGCTGAAGCAGCGGCTGATGCTGTGGTTGTGGAGGCCGACGCGTTCAAGGAGACAGATGTTATCTACAAGGCCCTGAATTCGAAGGGTCGTCACGATGACATGCTCCAAACTGCTGAATTGGTACGCACCTTTCTCCACTAATTTCTCCTTACTCTCTGAATCTTTGCTCAGCCTATACCTGCTGttggctgttttttttttttttttttttttgggttaaaacgAACAAAATGGTGCCAATATATAAGTGTGGATATCTTCCGTTATTACGAATGACGACAATCGGCAAAGTGGGTTGGACCATATTGTACCCGCACGAGGATGCGCGATTATTATGCACACTTGCGCGGTCACAAATCATAATTGGTACTAATTaacaactattttttattttattaaatttcatatttaataattttttgattatttatgaaggagttatagttattttttttttaatttcgaatgttttatttgcctaaaATTTATTAGGTGCTCTTACGACCTTTGAAATGTTGCAATTTTTCAGACATGACAGTTTTCAAACATGAAGAGCTGTGTCCGAATTCATGGTTTTCAGATATGAAGAGTCGTATTCTTTTCAAACATGAAAAACTGTGTTCTTTTCGTTGTTATATAGTAAACGATTTTGTTCAATATTAACGacttcaactttcatttttggttcTCTACAATAATATACACCTATAGTTTTCAATTGTTCCCTTTTaagagtttttgaaaaaaatatcggAATTATTATTTGATATTCTCATTGTGAGACTTTGTTGCATCATGGAGGATTTTTGCCAGCAACCAATAGCAATGCTGTAGGGAAAATAATTCCTCAAGAAAATTGATATCACGATTCAAAATTTGATTACATTTCTTCCCATTCGATCACTGTTTTTCCCAATGATCTGCTACCAAAGTAATATGGGGGACTTGTGCAGGTTCACCAGTCATCGACCGATGCTGCATCTTCACTTCTAGTGACGGCACTCAATGAAGGAAGAGACGTGATCATGGATGGCACGCTTTCATGGGAGCCCTTTGTGGAGCAGACGGTTGCGATGGTCCGGAACGTCCACAAGTCTCGTTACCGGATGGGGGTCGGATACAAGGTGGCTAGCGACGGCACCGTCATCGAGCACTATTGGGAGCCAATTGAAgacggcgaagaagaagaagaaggagaaggacaCGATGACGGAGATTCCGGGGAGAATGGGAATAATCTCGGTCGGAAGCCGTACAGAATCGAGCTTGTTGGGGTTGTATGTGATGCTTATCTTGCTGTCGTCAGAGGCATTAGGTAAGACTCTCTTACCTCTTCGGTGGAGTTCAGATGGCGTATTTACATCGAGTTAAAGCTTTGTATAGGGCGCACCAATTTATtagcgaaaaaaaaatgacgcaAATAATCTCTAAATAATGcgattcctaaatttttaatctgTTTAATGTTACtcctgaactttagctcaatatataatgtggcttctgaacttttattttgttcaatgtgatccatgaactttagatGCACGTTTAATTTAGTtattgaactatatgaaaatgttaaatattgtctctaaatttgaattaatggaaggacaataCTGAATAGtttcatatagtttaaggaTTGAgttgaacatataccaaaagtttaggaaccacattaaactaattgaaagtttatggaccatgtTAAAGTTTAACGACtatattgagcaaattaaaagttcggagaccacatTATACATTGGGCCAAACTTTAAAGATTATTTGTGCCATTATCTCTTGATTAATCGATTGATTTCGTTCGTTTCGACATTGATACAGGAGAGCCGTAATCACGGGAAGAGCCGTGAGAGTGGACTCGCAGCTGAAGTCCCACAAGAGATTCGCAGATGCATTTCCACGGTATTGCCAACTCGTTGACAACGCCAGGCTCTACTGTACCAATGCCATGAGTGGCTTACCTTCCGTAAGTCTTCTTGTTCACTTTCTCAATCTTCTTCTCTTCGCGGTACCGGTGTTTCCGTGATAATCACATCGCTCGATAAGAAACACCATTTTCGAACTCCCGATCGTACTCGGGAACTCGTTTTTACCTATCTTAATGAGTCTCATTCAATAACGATCGATCAGCCTATGCAAATTAGTTATCTTATCCCTATCGATAGATTTCTCTTGGACTATAAGTTTTGACTATATTGGAGTGTGGGAAATGCAGTTGATGGCATGGAAAGACGGGGCAAACAAGTTACTTGTTGATCCAGAAGAGTTCAAGTGGCTGACTGCATTGAGAAAATTGAATCCGGATGCCGAATCCGTATACGAACTTTACCCGGATCCGAGCCCGATCTACGAACCCGGTTCGGTTTGGAACAGTGTGCTTGTATCGCCGTCGAGGGCAAGTCTTCTTTCCGAGTTGATGGCCATCGTTAAAAAGGTCGAAGACCAAAAGGCTGAAGTCTCGGTCCTGTGATTCAGCTGGCCGGCCCCCTTGTAATCAATGGCTGACTTATGTGAAAACACTAATGCTTTTGCTTTTCTCATCCCTTGTTTGTACATTGGTTTGATAtgtgtgtgtttgtttgaggAGAGGAAGCATAAGGGTTCGCCCGTACTTTGTACATAGGGTGCGCTTGTTTCAAGAAAACTTCAAGATTTGAAAGACAATTTTCACAAAAACTCAAGTAATTGTGTCATAGTGAGCATAGCTCACAGCAATGAAAATAGCTGGGCATAAATTGttaataataatgaaaatattttcgcttATCTGATTAACTAATCATCTGTCGGAGaatgttttctaaattttgagttTCTCATGAAACAAGCGCACCACCCTCAATTATCGACTCATTTATAATTATGGAGAAAAAGCTACGAAAACCTCAAGTTATGCTCACTGTGACCCaattatcctaaacttttttttattgacacAATAAATTCCAAACTTGCACTTATACAATATAATTCCGCTTTGTCAAGTTTTTGTCAATGAGCACCCTTAAAAATTCTTCCTACATGGACGATGGAAGGTTAATGGTGTTGACGTGGCGCCCATGAGACTTAAGAGAAGtgaaaataatgtcattttagtTGGACAATTGTTTGACAAAACCTTGAGAATGGGTAATGTGTCCCTCGAgtataagtttggaatttttgtgtcACAATAAATTGTTTATGGTAAATGTTTCATAGTTGGCATATGTTTGGGTTTTTGAGATCACAGAAAAAAGTTCCGAATATATATGTCGTACTGGATATAGACCGATCTTGATGTAGCTTGATTTTTCAAGCTTAAGCTCAACTCAAGTTAAATTGATTTGTCAATAAGTTCCACTTGAATCCCGAATTAAACTTGAACTCAAgctcaaatcaagaaaaatgatcCATGATCGAAAGATAGATAATTTTAGGTATTTGTTTGTACTTATGAACATATAAGCAATTTAAATGGATTAAATTTTGATTACCCGATTATACTCGCGAGATACTCAAGCTAAGGATTTTCGTGCTTGAGTTCAACTCAACTAAGTACTTGAGACATTTGGACTCAACTCAAACTTTGCCCAAGCTCGAATAGTCTGCTAGTCAAAGTTGAGTAGCTCACAAGTAACTTGATGTTCGAACGTATGAAATCTTTTGAGCTAATATCAACGAGTGCGGGTCGTCGGGGGCCATTAAGAGTATTGAGGTCGAAATTAAGATCTCTACACATATTTTCTGGCATCCACGAACGAACGAAATGGCAAAAAGGTACCGAAAACATATCACGGGATACTCATagaaccaaataaattttttttttcactttatgtGCTTCAAATTGTTTTACGTTTTGCCCTAActgtagattaattttttttttcattttcatctaatTAAAGTACCAATCCTTGTAAGGTCCGATAGGCCCAAAGTCAATTTGTGAATCAAATAGAAAGGCCCAATGCAATAGCCCAAATCCACAAGAACTCACAATCTAGGGCTACGCTTCACCACCTCCATTTCCTCTATATAATTCCTCCAGCTCCCACCTGTTACTCTCCCAGAAAACCCTAGCGGCCGCCACCATCTCCTCGGTCGAGCTTCTCCGCCGAATTGGATCTTCGCGATTCCTGCCAACAGACAGACGATGGTgactcctccttctccttcgtcttGATCTTCTTCACTCCTCGCGGTTCACGATTTTAAGCTGAGTTTAGCTTACCGATGGCGGATGCGGTTTGGTCTCTTGCAGGCGGACGTGGAGGCGGACGTCGCGGTCGCGGGCCAGCCGAAGAAGAGGACGTTCAAGAAGTTCTCCTTCAGAGGCGTCGATCTGGACGCTCTCCTCGACATGTCCACAGATGAGCTCGTCAAGCTCTTCACTGCCCGTGCTCGCAGAAGGTACCTGCTCTTTTCGTATGCCACTGTATTATAGTGATCTGAAGTGGTCGAACATTGGACTGATGAGTGACGGTGTGGTTCTATGGTTTGGTTTAATTATGTGTGTAGGTTCCAGAGAGGTCTCAAGAGGAAGCCCATGGCTCTGATTAAGAAGCTGCGCAAAGCGGTAAGGTTTTGTTTTCCTTCAGTGTTGTTTGCCTGATGAGGGCATTAGCATGCTCTTTTGGTTGTCTCTATCTAATAAGCGAGTTTGATTAGGCTATTGCCGCAAGCATTGTGAAATGAGTTGTATTTCTGTAGTATTGGTTTGTTTTGCGCATCGAATTTGAAAATCTGGTAGTCTTTATGTGATTGTTTTGCTGCTTAATGTTGGTGCTTTACCATTGCAATGGTTGATACTTGACTAAGTGCCTAGGGGGCTTCGGGTGGGGCTGAGGTAAAGCATAGAAGTGTATAGTTGAGAGCAATTTTCAATGTCTTTCTCTAATCAACAGGATCTATTATTACAAATATAGAAGAATGCGAAATGCGCAAtcactttttttcttgtgattgcTGGTCGTTTTCCATCTTTAAGTTTGTTCACGTTCTATGTCAAAATTGGCGCTTTAAAAATTGGTTAACTTGACGCTTGGGGGCATAGTAATTTGAGTATAATCATCAGGGCTGATTGCTGATATTTAATTAGAGCAATTTGGGAATTAGTTAATAAGATAGGAGTTCTGCACTCGCATATAGGCCTCTCTCCACTTGGTAGTGTGGCCTTGAGCGATAGTGCAGAGATTAATAGCTGTTAAATCAGCGGCGGCCAGACAACCGCTGAGATGGATCCACAGGTGAATAGCCCAAAGTGCTGCTTGCCTACTAAATCCATCTTACATATTCCCTTGGgatgttattttattttgaagaaaatttcagAGAGTTCTGGCTTCCCAATAAGTTGGTTTGTAGGAAATTTTGGATACTCATGTATGTCCTTTCTTAAGGGGTCATTAGTACTTTGAAATCATCtaagtcataattttttattgataaagGTCGGTAAACTCTCAGAATGATATGTTGTGGAATTTGCTGAATGTTCAAATGAAAACATTGACTTGAAATTAAGCTTATACTTGATGGTGTAGTTCTCACTTCTCAATGCTTGTGAGATATCTGTGAACTACCATAATGGATTCCAGTTTGATTTGGAGGACCAAAATTTTGCTGATGGATCATTGCACCTCCTCCCAGTCCTGCTATGTTTGACTCAATTTGCGGTTTCATGCTGTATTTTACTTCCTATTATGAATGCTTGTTTCCTGGAAAAAATGCTCCTTGTGTAAAAGCTGTTGATCAAATATCATTTATCTACTTATTAGATAAACCTTGGTCATTGAATCTTTTTGTTCATGGATCAGAAAAGGGAGGCTCCCCCAGGTGAGAAACCCGAACCAGTCAGAACTCACCTGCGCAATATGATCATCGTTCCAGAGATGATTGGAAGCATCATCGGAGTCTACAATGGTAAAACCTTCAACCAAGTCGAAATAAAGCCTGAGATGATTGGACATTACCTGGCTGAGTTCTCCATCAGTTACAAGCCGGTCAAGCATGGTAGACCAGGTATTGGTGCCACCCATTCGTCAAGGTTCATTCCTCTCAAGTAAATTGGATGGGGCAACCTGAGGGGTCATCTCATTGGTATTTCTTTTTGCAAGGACGACCATGATTATTTTGGATGTCAGTTGCTTTGTTTCTTTAGCTAATGTTTTGAGTATCAGAGATACTCCTGAGGTAGAATTCTTCACTTTGTTGAAATATAAGTTGTGGTAGCAGTTGAATGTTCACCTATTGTCGAGAATTTTCTGGATGGTTCATGCATGGTGCTAGACATTTTCTAATTGTCCTGTCCTGTTATGTCTTATACCTGGAAAAGATCCTGTTACGATCCTGGGTTAAGTAAGTTTCCAAGCCCGCAAAAGATGCAAATTTGAGAGATTATTAGCAAGTCTTTGTGCTATAGTCGGATCATGGGGCATTCACAGTGCCAATCCTGTTGTTTAGTTACTGTTGATGCATGTAGTGGTATTCGCACACTGTTGAATACAGTCCTTCCTTTTGAATCCTTCCATAACTGTGTTACCACTGGGTGGACGCCGTGTGTGTTTACGGCAATCTTCACCACTTGGCCTTTCACAGCCAGTTTTTGTGGGGCCATTTCTTTGTCACCCTTGGCGGAGTTTTGCCGTTGCATGCTGAGCTCTGTCTCGTTGCCATTGAAGATGCTATTGGTGAAAGCAATGAGATCTGGAGGTCTTTCAAGATCTGGCTTCTTGGCCAGGTCATGGAGGGCGTTGTGGAGACCTTGTTGAGATAGGACTGCCTGTAGAGATTAGGTGGTGTAAAAAATACCCGAATGAACCCAATCCGAATTGAATGAAACCGAAAATTCCGTGTCTTTTTGGTTCTGGTGAAATCCGAATACCGAAGAATTGGGGTGATTTGGCGGTTCGATTTGTTCGCGTCATGTGGCCAAATCAACCCGAAACAACCATCTTTTAATCCACTCCTTATGTAGTCCTTGAAGACGTGCCTCTGGGACGAAGGTgtcaaggtgaaggcactaagTGGGTACTGTCATTCCTCGGCCATTACGATTTCACAGTACTCAGACACGCCCTGTGCTCGTTGCCTCCGTTTCCTCCCTCCGCCACTCCCCCTCACCTTCCATGCGTCGATGGCTCCACTTGACCTCCATGTTTGACTTCGTCAAGCCGTCATCCATGGTCGTTTGAAACAGCTCACCGTCACCCACGTCATCCATGGTTGTCTGAAACAGCTCCCCGTCACCCACAGTCGAGCTCTAGTTCTCTTCTCCATGACCGTCTAGATCTTGATGAGGTGGGCAGTCATGGGGCATCATTTTCTCGATGTCCGGAGTGTCGTGCCAGCTTTGGAGGCACAGTGAAATTCTCGTCTGCGGCGTTGTTCAACTCTGGATGCGAACGAA contains:
- the LOC115743355 gene encoding calmodulin calcium-dependent NAD kinase-like isoform X2, translating into MHDDGYGELAAADIVTATIVGLAATLASRQHRRPSSFKPAKGHDAVIPRLDRTRSGHLANLESFSGYVARQLGFEDESECPQLSKLAIEYLKRSEGCEENVYEFFAGEEDAETLREKLVEELDRCILSYFAFHWSQASSMISQVLRTETEKKTKLKDFVLAATRKQRFERVTKDLKVTRVFSTLVEAMKAIGGSFRKADECTDVMVPAAHNRRSPVLLLMGGGMGAGKSTVLKDILKQPFWAEAAADAVVVEADAFKETDVIYKALNSKGRHDDMLQTAELVHQSSTDAASSLLVTALNEGRDVIMDGTLSWEPFVEQTVAMVRNVHKSRYRMGVGYKVASDGTVIEHYWEPIEDGEEEEEGEGHDDGDSGENGNNLGRKPYRIELVGVVCDAYLAVVRGIRRAVITGRAVRVDSQLKSHKRFADAFPRYCQLVDNARLYCTNAMSGLPSCGKCS
- the LOC115743355 gene encoding calmodulin calcium-dependent NAD kinase-like isoform X1; its protein translation is MHDDGYGELAAADIVTATIVGLAATLASRQHRRPSSFKPAKGHDAVIPRLDRTRSGHLANLESFSGYVARQLGFEDESECPQLSKLAIEYLKRSEGCEENVYEFFAGEEDAETLREKLVEELDRCILSYFAFHWSQASSMISQVLRTETEKKTKLKDFVLAATRKQRFERVTKDLKVTRVFSTLVEAMKAIGGSFRKADECTDVMVPAAHNRRSPVLLLMGGGMGAGKSTVLKDILKQPFWAEAAADAVVVEADAFKETDVIYKALNSKGRHDDMLQTAELVHQSSTDAASSLLVTALNEGRDVIMDGTLSWEPFVEQTVAMVRNVHKSRYRMGVGYKVASDGTVIEHYWEPIEDGEEEEEGEGHDDGDSGENGNNLGRKPYRIELVGVVCDAYLAVVRGIRRAVITGRAVRVDSQLKSHKRFADAFPRYCQLVDNARLYCTNAMSGLPSLMAWKDGANKLLVDPEEFKWLTALRKLNPDAESVYELYPDPSPIYEPGSVWNSVLVSPSRASLLSELMAIVKKVEDQKAEVSVL
- the LOC115743357 gene encoding 40S ribosomal protein S15-4 is translated as MADVEADVAVAGQPKKRTFKKFSFRGVDLDALLDMSTDELVKLFTARARRRFQRGLKRKPMALIKKLRKAKREAPPGEKPEPVRTHLRNMIIVPEMIGSIIGVYNGKTFNQVEIKPEMIGHYLAEFSISYKPVKHGRPGIGATHSSRFIPLK